TGGTGTTCGCCGGCGGGATGATTCGAAAAAGCTATCCGGTCTACAATGCGGCCGGTGATATCCACAACTTCAAACACAAGATCCCCCGCATCCGGCAGGCTGTAGGTCAACCGGGTCACCGGATTGAAGGGATTGGGATAGGCGGATCCAAGTATAAAAACTTCGGGAAGGATCTCCTCTTCCTGTCCGGGAAGGGTCCGTTTCCGGATCACCACTTTCTCCGGATCTTCTCCCCAATCGATTCTGGCAATGCCGGTCAGTTCATCCTCCGGATATTTGGTTTTCAGTTCTGTTAAATAATACTCCGCCTGAACACTATCCGCTAAATCCTTATCATAGAGATTGAACAGATCAAAAAGGGCCGTGGTTTCATGGATGGTTTCCGGGTTTTCCGCAAGGATTTCACGGGAGAGGGCGATGGCCTGTTTCGTATCTTTCATCCGACGGTATTCGGACACTTTCCGGGATTTGATCACGGCCCGGAGGGTCTTATCGTCGACACCGGTCAGGAGTTCATCCAGATACGTCAGCATATCCCGGGGTTTCTGTTCACGGCAGAGGCGTACGGACATGCTCAAGGCCCGGTAGGCATAAGTGGAGGCGGGATATAAGCGGATCAGGGTCTGAAAATCATCGAGTGCCCCGGTATAGTTCTTTTCCCACACGGCACTCATAGCGACTTCCCACAGGGCTTTGGCCGCTTCGTCGCCCGGTTTTTCTTCCGGATGGGATGCGATGACCGATTCAGGGCTGCTTTTACTCAGGGTGCTGCCGGAACCGGGATCGGATTGCAAAGGATATGTGGTGAGTACATCTCCGTAACAGGCAGATGCTGAAGGTTGACCCCACCAGCAACGTCTTGCATCGATGGATGATGTGCCATCCGATGCGACGGCGGCATAATAGGTCCCCTGCCAGATAATGGAGTTTTTGCAATTTCCCCACACTTGTGGGATATGTCCACCCATAACAGGCGTTGAAGCATTGGATGCTAAAATAACACCCTCTGAAGATTCTCCGGATGACATATAATTAAAGCCCGTGTATGTATAATTTTCATACTGTCCAAACAGCGGATCGCTCCCGTTGTTTGCATACACTGCCCATAAAGCATCCGTGGTGCTGATCGTATTATAATACAGATCCGGTGATGATGAATACATTATAAAAGCATAATTCCCGCTTCCGCCGGTAATCAAATTATTGTGCATTTCCGAATTACTGTTCACAAAATATAGACCGAATAACCCGGATTCCGTGATTGCATTTGATTCTATTAAGGGGGACCCGTTGTAAACATACAGGCCAAAGGTTGAGGCATTGCTGATTGTATTATCAGAAATTTCCGAACCCGCCGGGACATTCAGACTCATGATCCCATATCCGGAATTTGATAGTTCGTTGTTGGAAATAACGACAGACCCATTCGAACCTGAACAATAAATAGCATACGTCTCTATATCGGACAATGTATTCTCATATATGTATGGGGTCGATCCATTAGAACAGTAAATACCATTTTTACTGTTTGAGATTTCATTAAAGGTTATAACAGGTGTCCCATTCAATCCTGAATTAATTGCCCTGCTTGAAATATTTGTCAGATGATTATAAAAAATATACGTTGAAGAATTCAGAGAGCTTATTCCGTAAGATGCATCAGATATGGTATTTGAACTGAGTACCAGGGCATCCTGGCCTGTTTTCCCTGAATGATCACGAATGGCTGTGGTTGCATGGGTTATAGTGCATCCGCTTAATGAGCCCGAACTGTTTTCCTGATAATATAGACCGCCCCAGGTTCCGGAAATACTTGTAAACGTTGCATTATTTCCTTCCAGGGTTGCACCCCCTGCTATCTCCAATGTTTTTCCCGATGGATATTTTAACAGGGCTCCATCCTGAGCCACCAGCTTTCTTCCACTCGTCAGGGTATACGTATCATTAAAAATAAATTCTCCGCGAAGGTAAAGTTCTGATCCGTTATTAAATGCATCATCAATTGTTGTATACAACCCCAGAACCGTTGACCCGGACATAAGACGGATATCCGGAGTAAAGCTTGCACCGGATTCGATAGCAAGTGACCCGGATCCTTTTTGAATGGTATGACTGTCTAACGTAATATCTGACCCGTTTCTAAATGTCAGTGTCACCCCCGGGGGAACGGTGAGACTCACGGCAAGGGTGTGAGAACCATATACATCGATACTCTGGCCACTGGTGGCGGCTGACATGGCAGATGTGATTGTGGAATATATCCCTTTAATGGCACTTCCCGTTATAAGCCGGGTATGGGAATTGGAGGAGTTGATGGTTGCGCCGGATTCGACGGTGATCGTTCCGCCGGTAGAAATTATTGAATACCCATTCAGAGTAATATTCGTACTATTGGATATAGTTAGAGTAATACCAGAAGGAACAATAATAATTCCTGTGATTGTGTGGGATCCGGACCATATTGCATTTGCTGGCAACGTGCCTTCCGACAACATGCCATTATCAATACCATCAAGAACTGTAGCACCTGTGTTATCCGGATCAAGCCAATCTCTTAGGCGAGAAGAAGAACTGCCCCCATAATTCCATGACATAGAAAATTTGCCATACCATTTAGTTCTATATTCACAAAAAGGAACATCTCCTGTTCCTCCTTGATTCTGACCTACAACTCTATGGTCCTGATTAATTAATGGTGCTCCAGATGACCCCCTTTCTGTAGTTCCATCATCAAATGTAACTCTCCAATGAGAATTTTCTGGTGTTACGTCCCAAGAACTGGATATTGCTTGATCGTATTCAAAGGAAATTTTTTTGATATCACCACTTGGATGATGGATAACTACAGAAGATGTCGGTGGAGTATTAATATTAGACCAACCGTTATAATATACATTGTAATCAGAAGGCGGTGTTTCATCAAGTATGAGTAATGCAAAATCTGATGCTATATTACTAGCTTTGAGAGATGCTCCAACAAGTGTTTGTGCAGTCGGCTCTTCAGGAGGATTGTTACAGGTGTTGCTTTCATAATTAAACCAAATAACCCAGGTGTCAATATCCCCGTCTAAACAGTGTTCGGCAGTTAAAAAATAGGGAGCATAATTTTCTTTAACATTGTTAAGTAAAGAGCCGGAACAAAGTCTGGTACCATCACCTAGGACAATCAAACCAACCGATCGAACTTCATTCTGCCAGTCTTCAGCTTCCGGACAATGGACATTATTATTACAAGCTTCAGAATCACCATAACCGGTAATTTTATAAAAATGACTCTTATTAGCACCCTTAAAAAAATCACGGTAAGCATGAACAACTCTGGAAATACTAATTTCACCGGTTCGGATAACATTTGCGGGTTCATAATATTCAAGAATAATTTCATCACCTCTAACTAATCCGGTAGCAAACTTACCATGCGCTTTATTATTTCGGGATGTAAAAGCACCAATAATCATACTTTTTTCATTATTATATAAAAAATATTTTGATCCTTCTGGCAACCAAAATTTATCATAAATCAAGTTTATTGAATATGCACCACGAGATATTATTTTTAAACGCCATAGTTTACTTCCATCGGGAAAATTTACCCACGTACCCGAGTTTTGCATATTATATGAAACATCAAATCCATAACCAAAACGATAAGGTTCAAATTCCGGCGCATATTCGTCCTCAAACAGAAGCATTTCCGTGTCAATTTCCATCATTTCTTTAACCTCGATGGATTCTGAAACTTGTCGGCTAAAAGAGTAAGGCTGTCCCCCTTCACTTAATTGTGCATAACTATCTGAGTATGCACATACTAAATAAAATACAACAAACAAAAAAGCTTTCAATTTCATAATTACTTTTCCTTATCTTATACGTTCTTTCATTCTTTATAAGAATGGAAAGCTGAGACACAATACTAATTAATAAAAAATATTAATCTGTAGTTATTTTCATAATAAATATATAAACAATCATTTTTTATTGCGTAATTATGAGCTTTACGAAGTGCGGAAAGATATTTATCACTTACGGATTGATCACCACTACAATTCTTTTCTGTTGTAACCAGTTGATCAATTTTTAATGAATCACCGGAAAAAATGATATATTTTGCAAAGAAATCGTTACAGTCATTTTTACCTGAGATCGTGCTATCGTTATTAAAATGGATAGTATAAATTTTATCCTTTGGTGGTTTGAGAATGTTGCCGTCATTATCAAATGATTTCAATGTCCATAGAGTATTTTGAAGACTTATTTCATTATCATTATTTTCATCTGTTAAAATACAATTAGAAAATATTATTATAAAAACAAGACTAAATAATATCTTGAACTTTTTCATCCTTATACCCCTTTTTTCTTTCTAATATAATTTCCCATTACTATTCCACCAATTTTCCGTGTAAAACCAAGTCATATGGGCCAGGACATAGTATACTAAAAATTATATCTTTTTCTAAAATCAGAGGGTCACCAACAAAACTAATGTTTTCTGTTGGAAGCTTGTAGAGATATTCCATGTCTGTGCCATTATAGTGAACAATGCCGTCTTTCATGCAAATAAAAATATCTTTTTCATTTCTCCCGAAAATTGGTCTATAGAAATTATTCATATTTATGGAAATAAACTTTTTAAAATCATTACTTTTATAATAAAACACGTCATTACCAACAGTAAAATAAACCTTTCCATATATTGAGCTTATTCCAGCCCAGGAAATTATGCTTTCTTTATTGGAATAGATTTGCTGTAGTTCATTATCTACTACCTGATAAAATTCCACATCGCCGTCACCGGTCTCATAATTGATCCCGTATGAAAATACATACACCTTGTCATTCTCTGCTCTAATCCTCAAAAACTGTGAATTAAAATCAGCCCGGGCCATTTCCCGCCAGTTCGTGCCGTCATAATGCAAGACAAACCCTCGCCAACACTCATTTGTTCCATCAAAAAAACTGATAACACCACAGGCATAAACATCGTTTGGTGAGGTTCCCCACATATCATAAATATTAATAGAATAGTAATCCTCTTCGATACTATACACATAGTTTTGTTTCCATTCCGCACCGTCATAATGCCAGATCCCTGCTCCATGCTCAAGCCAGCCTGCACCACCCCCCATCCATACATCATCCGCACTGAAACCAAACAGCGTAAATCCGGAACACCAGATTGTTTCATTGGTGTACGTCGTCCACTCTGTGCCGTCATAGTGCAGCAGCCGGTCATACTGGGTACCGCCACCGCCAACCGCCCATACGTCATCAGGTGAAGCACCCCATACCGAACTGATATAATTCATGGGCATATCCAGCGTATCCAATGTCCATACATAGTTCCGTTTGCCCGGTTCCGGCTCAGGTTCAAATTCCGAAGGATTATCTTCACAGGAACAAAGAGCCAATAGTGTTATCATACTTACTATCAGACATGTTTTCCGGATCATGCTTGCCTCATCTGTTTTTTCGAATTGCACCATTAGGGTGAAAAGTCTGGAATATTTTCATTCTCTTGGTTAAAAGATTGAAATCAGGTAATAAATTTTTACTTTTTCTGCAATTGTTAAATATATTGTTACATTGGCACAAATAATTACACATTAAAATAACTATTTTTGATTTTTGGCTCATATTACCAACACTTTTTACGAACTTACTGCATATTATAAAAAAAAAAAAACGATTGTCAAGATTATTCAGGTTGAGACTCGCTGTTTGCAGTCGGCAGTGGACAGTCGACAGTCGACAGTCGACAGTTGGCAGTGACGAGGAGATTGGAGGGATTGATTTGATTGAATAGATTGATTGGATTGCTTGCCCCGTGAAATGAGCGCAGCGTATTTCACAGGGGATTGCCTGCCCCGTGAAAAGGGATCCGGTTTACCGGGATATTTCACGGGGGATTCGATTGAATAGATTGATTGGATTGGGGGATTGGATGATTGGCACTTCGCTGAGCTCAGTGTTCAAACGCCTTCGGCGATCAAGAATTCAAGCGGCACTTCGTGCCGTTCAATTGCTTCACTTTGTTCAGCATTCAAGCACTGCTTCGCAGTGTTCAAAAAAGAATTCCAGTCACCCATTGAAATCCGCATATCTGGAATTGAACACCGAACGAAGTGAGGTGCTTGAACCCCATGAAATGGGGGTTGAACGCCGTCAGGCGTTGGAATACCGCACAGCGGTTATTGAACACCGAACATTGTGAGGTGCTTGAACACCACGAAGTGGTGATTGAAAGCCGCGTAGCGGCGTTTAATAAATCAAGCGGCACTTCGTACCGTTCAATTGCTTCGCTGCACTCAGCATCTCCGCCCTCTCCATAAAAAATCACTCTCAGCATCTCCGCGCCCACTGCGGGAGGAAAAAGTCTCCGCGCCCTCTGCGGGAGGATGTCGACTGCCCACTGACGACTGATGACTGACGACTGATTAAGTTTACATAAAATCATTGTGTATCCCAAAAGCCTGTCATAAATTTTATTCCTAAACATAAAGAGACGAGGCAAAACGTGGCATCAACAGCAGATTTCAGAAACGGGATGGTCATTGTATACAATGGCGCCCTGTGTAAAATTGTAGAGTTTCAACACAGCAAAATGGGTCGCGGCGGTGCCGTGATCCGGACCAAGCTGAAAAATATTATTACAGGACAAGTCCTGGAAAACACATTCCGCTCCGGCGAAAAGGTGGAAGAAGCCCGGGTTGAAGCCCGGGAAATGGAGTACCTGTATAATGACGGGACCTTCTATTACGTGATGGATCACGAAACCTTTGAACAAATCCCCCTTTCGGCTGATATGCTGGGAGATGATGTGTACTATATGAAGGAAAACGCCTTTGTGAAGGTCCTCATGTATCAAAACAAACCCATCGGCATCGAACTCCCCACGGCTGTTGTTCTGAAGATCACGGCCACTGAACCGGGCGTCCGGGGAAATACGGCCACCAATGTGACCAAACCGGCCACCTGCGAAACGGGACTGGAAGTCCAGGTCCCGATTTTTATCAACGAAGGGGATCTGATAAAGGTGGATACCCGGGACGGTTCTTATCTGGGACGGGAAAGCAATTAATTAAAAATGAGGGGTTGTCATGAGTGAAAGCTGGATTCGCCGGATGGTCAGTCTGGTGGAAGAAAGTGATATTGAAGAACTGGAATTTTCCGGTTTTTTCCGAAAGATCCGTATCAGTAAACACAAGTCCCCGGGAGGCGGTTCTGTCGTCTATTCTTCATCGCCGGCTTCGGCATCCCATACACCTCAAACCCCGCCGAAAGAGAGTCCCGAAACCTCAAAACCTGCACCACAAAAAGCACCGGCGGAAGACCCTGCCATAGTGACGAGTCCCATGGTGGGGACATTTTACCGGGCACCGTCTCCGGAAGATAAATCCTTCGTGGAAGTCGGGGATACAGTGGAAATCGGCCAGACACTCTGTATTATTGAAGCCATGAAGATTATGAATGAGATTCAGGCGGAACGGGCGGGGACGGTGAAAGAAATTTTTGCGGAAAATGCCTCACCCGTGGAATACGGAACACCTTTATTCCGGATTGAATAATGGCCCTGAAGAAAATTTTAATAGCCAACCGCGGCGAAATCGCCCTGAGAATTATTCGTGCCTGTCACGAACTGGATATTCCCACGGTGGCCGTTTATTCCAAAGCCGATAAATTATCCCTCCACGTGCGGTTTTCCGATGAGGCGATTTGCATCGGCGAGGCGAATCCCCGGGAGAGTTATCTGAATGTGACCCGGATTATGGCGGCGGCGGAACTGACGAATGCCGATGCCATCCATCCCGGATACGGTTTCCTGGCGGAAAATGCGGCCTTTGCCGAACTCTGCGGCGATCACCACCTGGCTTTTATCGGTCCAACCCCTGCAGTGATCCGGGAAATGGGGGATAAGGCCCGGGCCCGGGAGATCATGAAAAAAGCCGGTGTACCTGTCATTCCCGGAAGCGACGGAGTCGTTAAAGATCCGGAAGCAGCGGAAAAAATTGCCGGAAAACTGGGATATCCCGTCATCCTGAAAGCCGTGGCCGGTGGCGGCGGAAAAGGGATGCGCATCGTTCACGAACCGAAAAATATCCAAAACGCCTTTAATACGGCCCGGAATGAAGCGGAGAATTCTTTCAGCAACGGGGATCTGTACATCGAACGGTTCATTCGAAAACCCCGGCACATCGAAATCCAGATTCTGGGAGATATGCATGGCAATGTATACGCCCTGGGAGAACGGGAATGTTCCATTCAGCGCCGTCATCAGAAACTCATCGAGGAATCCCCTTCCACCGCCGTAGATCCGGAATTACGCCACCGGATGCAGGACACCGCCGTCCGGGCTGCCAAAGCCGTCAACTATACCGGCGCCGGGACCATCGAATTCCTCCTAGATGATAAAAAGAATTTTTACTTCATGGAGATGAATACCCGTATCCAGGTGGAACACGCCATTACCGAAATGGTCATGGGAATGGATCTGGTGAAAAAACAAATCCAGATCGCCGATGGATATATTTTGCCGGAACGACTGAAGGATTACAAAATCCGGGGACACGCCCTGGAATGCCGGGTCAACGCAGAAGATCCGGCAAATGGGTTTAAGCCCTCTCCGGGAACGATTGAAGCCCTTCATATTCCGGGAGGATCGGGTGTGCGTGTAGATACCCACCTCTACAGCGGTTATACCATCCCCGTGAATTACGATTCTCTTCTTGCAAAAATCATCGTCCAGGGTTCCAGCCGTGAATCGGCGATCCACCGTATGGTCCGCGTCCTTGAAGAAACAGTTATCGAAGGAATTAAAACCACCATTCCCTTTCACAGACAGGTTCTTTCACATCCTGATTTCGTGAATGGGACCTTCGATACGGATTTCTTAGAACATTTTCATTTTAACCCCAATAAAGTATAAGGAGTGTATGATGAATTTCCCTAAAAATTTAAAGTATTCCGATGATCACGAATGGGTCCGTGTGGAAGGTGACGAAGCGGTTATCGGAATCACGGATTTTGCCCAGAGCGAACTGGGTGATGTGGTTTACCTGGAACTTCCCTCCGTGGGTGATGAAGTCAGCAAGGGCGATGCTTTCGGTACCATCGAAGCGGTCAAAACCGTCTCCGATATGCTGGCACCCGTTTCCGGTGAAATCATTGCAGTGAATGAAGACCTGAATGATTCTCCGGAAGACGTGAACAAAGAGCCCTATGAAAGCTGGCTGGTTAAAATTAAAATGTCCGATCCTTCCGAAACGGAAGACCTGATGGACGCGGAAGCCTACGAAGAATTTATCGGCTGAGTCTTCCTTCAAACGGACAAGTGAACACCATTCTCTTATGAGGAGAAACCATGGTTTATATCCCCAATTCTGAAAAAGATTTTCAGGAGATGTTACAGGCCATCGGGGTTAAGGATTTCGAGGATCTTCTACAATCCATCCCTGATGTGTTGAAATCGGACCGGACGCTGGATCTTCCGCCGCCCCTAACGGAAATGGAGCTGGAGGCGGAAATCGCCGGAATCGCCGGAAAAAACCGGGCTTCAGACCGGCTGATCAACTTTATGGGCGGGGGAGCCTATGATCACTTCATCCCAAAGGTGGTGGATTATATCCTTTCCCGTTCAGAATTTAAAACAGCCTATACCCCTTATCAGCCCGAAGTCAGCCAGGGCACCCTCCAGGCCATGTATGAATACCAGTCCATGATCTGTGAACTGACAGGCATGGGCGTTTCCAATGCCTCGCTCTATGACGGCGCCAGCGGCCTGGCGGAAGCAGCCATGATGGCCCGGAATATTACCGGAAAAAACCGCATTCTGATCGCTGAAACGGTCCACCCTCTTTACCTGCAGGTCCTGAAAACCTACGCCGGTTCCCTGGAACTGGATATTGACATTCTTCCCGCCAAAAATTATGTGACCGATCCCAATGCATTGGATGAAAAACTGACATCCCAAACGGCAGCGGTCATCCTTCAGAGTCCAAATTTTTACGGTTATGTGGAAAACGCTCCGGCAGCGGCGGAAAAAGCCCATCAGGCGGAGGCTCTTTTCATCCAGGGTTTTGATCCCATTTCGCTGGCCATTCTCAGGGCTCCCGGGGATTACGGGACGGATATCGTTTTTGGCGAAGGGCAGTCACTGGGAAATCATCTGAACTTTGGCGGACCGTATCTGGGACTTTTTGCGGCAGACCGGAAGTATGTGCGAAAAATGCCGGGACGGATAATCGGCGCAACGGAAGATACACAGGGCCGCAGGGGATTCGTCCTAACGCTCCAGACCCGGGAACAACATATCCGCCGGGAAAAGGCCACCAGTAATATCTGCACAAACCAGGGACTCAATGCCCTGGCAGCAACGGTCTATCTGGCGCTACTGGGAAAATGCGGCATTCGGAAAGTTGCCGAACTGAGCACCCAAAAAGCCCACTACCTGCATGAAAAAATCACCGCCTTGAAGGGATTTGATAAAGTTTCGGATGAACCTTTTTTCAAGGAATTCACCGTTTACACCCGTATCCCGGCAGCAGAAGTGGTCCGGGAAGCAGAACAGGCGGGATTTCTGGCGGGAGTCCATGTGGGACAATTTTATCCCGGCAGGATGCATGAACTGATCCTGGCGGTTACAGAAAAACGGACGAAAGCACAGATGGATAAACTGATCAACTTTCTGGGAAGCCTATGACGGTCTACGAACACTTACTTAAAGCCCGGGAAACATATCAGGCCGGATACATGGTCCTGATTGATCCTGATGCACGGCCAATAAAGGAAACCGCTGAATTTGCACGGGTGATCAGCCGCGCCGGTGCCGATGCCATCCTCTATGGAGGCAGCCTGATCACCGACGAGGGATTTACGGATAAATTGATTGCACTCCATGAAGCATCCGATATCCCCGTGATCCTCTTTCCCGGATCTATCGGACAGGTAACATCCCATGTGGATGCCATTTTATATATCAGTGTCATCAGCGGCCGGAATCCAAATCTGCTCATCGGTGAACATGTGACCACCGCCATTCAAATCAAGCGTTCCGGCGTGGAAACCATTCCCACAGGGTACATGCTGGTGGAATCCGGGAAAGTAACGACCGCAGAGTTCATCAGCGGGACCCGTCCCCTGCCGGCCCATAAGCCGGAACTGGCCCTGGCCCATGCCCTTGCCGGTGAGATGCTGGGCTTTAAAATTCTCTACCTGGAAGCCGGAAGTGGTGCAGAACGACCTGTTCCCAATGCCATGATCAGCACGATAAAAAAATATGTCCGGATTCCCGTAATCACCG
This window of the Candidatus Neomarinimicrobiota bacterium genome carries:
- the accC gene encoding acetyl-CoA carboxylase biotin carboxylase subunit, with product MALKKILIANRGEIALRIIRACHELDIPTVAVYSKADKLSLHVRFSDEAICIGEANPRESYLNVTRIMAAAELTNADAIHPGYGFLAENAAFAELCGDHHLAFIGPTPAVIREMGDKARAREIMKKAGVPVIPGSDGVVKDPEAAEKIAGKLGYPVILKAVAGGGGKGMRIVHEPKNIQNAFNTARNEAENSFSNGDLYIERFIRKPRHIEIQILGDMHGNVYALGERECSIQRRHQKLIEESPSTAVDPELRHRMQDTAVRAAKAVNYTGAGTIEFLLDDKKNFYFMEMNTRIQVEHAITEMVMGMDLVKKQIQIADGYILPERLKDYKIRGHALECRVNAEDPANGFKPSPGTIEALHIPGGSGVRVDTHLYSGYTIPVNYDSLLAKIIVQGSSRESAIHRMVRVLEETVIEGIKTTIPFHRQVLSHPDFVNGTFDTDFLEHFHFNPNKV
- the gcvPA gene encoding aminomethyl-transferring glycine dehydrogenase subunit GcvPA; translated protein: MVYIPNSEKDFQEMLQAIGVKDFEDLLQSIPDVLKSDRTLDLPPPLTEMELEAEIAGIAGKNRASDRLINFMGGGAYDHFIPKVVDYILSRSEFKTAYTPYQPEVSQGTLQAMYEYQSMICELTGMGVSNASLYDGASGLAEAAMMARNITGKNRILIAETVHPLYLQVLKTYAGSLELDIDILPAKNYVTDPNALDEKLTSQTAAVILQSPNFYGYVENAPAAAEKAHQAEALFIQGFDPISLAILRAPGDYGTDIVFGEGQSLGNHLNFGGPYLGLFAADRKYVRKMPGRIIGATEDTQGRRGFVLTLQTREQHIRREKATSNICTNQGLNALAATVYLALLGKCGIRKVAELSTQKAHYLHEKITALKGFDKVSDEPFFKEFTVYTRIPAAEVVREAEQAGFLAGVHVGQFYPGRMHELILAVTEKRTKAQMDKLINFLGSL
- the efp gene encoding elongation factor P, whose product is MASTADFRNGMVIVYNGALCKIVEFQHSKMGRGGAVIRTKLKNIITGQVLENTFRSGEKVEEARVEAREMEYLYNDGTFYYVMDHETFEQIPLSADMLGDDVYYMKENAFVKVLMYQNKPIGIELPTAVVLKITATEPGVRGNTATNVTKPATCETGLEVQVPIFINEGDLIKVDTRDGSYLGRESN
- the accB gene encoding acetyl-CoA carboxylase biotin carboxyl carrier protein codes for the protein MSESWIRRMVSLVEESDIEELEFSGFFRKIRISKHKSPGGGSVVYSSSPASASHTPQTPPKESPETSKPAPQKAPAEDPAIVTSPMVGTFYRAPSPEDKSFVEVGDTVEIGQTLCIIEAMKIMNEIQAERAGTVKEIFAENASPVEYGTPLFRIE
- a CDS encoding geranylgeranylglyceryl/heptaprenylglyceryl phosphate synthase, which codes for MTVYEHLLKARETYQAGYMVLIDPDARPIKETAEFARVISRAGADAILYGGSLITDEGFTDKLIALHEASDIPVILFPGSIGQVTSHVDAILYISVISGRNPNLLIGEHVTTAIQIKRSGVETIPTGYMLVESGKVTTAEFISGTRPLPAHKPELALAHALAGEMLGFKILYLEAGSGAERPVPNAMISTIKKYVRIPVITGGGIRTPETAREKVLAGADFIVTGNVLEDSNNTDLLEAFVKAVHGE
- the gcvH gene encoding glycine cleavage system protein GcvH, whose amino-acid sequence is MNFPKNLKYSDDHEWVRVEGDEAVIGITDFAQSELGDVVYLELPSVGDEVSKGDAFGTIEAVKTVSDMLAPVSGEIIAVNEDLNDSPEDVNKEPYESWLVKIKMSDPSETEDLMDAEAYEEFIG